A stretch of the Bradyrhizobium arachidis genome encodes the following:
- the acnA gene encoding aconitate hydratase AcnA: protein MSSLDSFKCRKTLIVGGQAYTYFSLPDAEKNGLAGVSRLPFSLKVLLENLLRFEDGQSVTRANIEALAKWTDDRGSAGAEIGFRPARVLMQDFTGVPAVVDLAAMRDGMEKLGGDPSKINPLVPVDLVIDHSVVVDHFGNAQALHDNVTREYEQNGERYNFLKWGQSAFANFRVVPPGTGICHQVNLEYLAQTVWTAERDGKTYAYPDTLVGTDSHTTMANGLAVLGWGVGGIEAEAAMLGQPLSMLVPEVIGFKLVGKLREGVVATDLVLTVTQMLRKKGVVGKFVEFYGPGLDHMTLADRATISNMAPEYGATCGFFPVDGETLNYLNLSGRASDRIVLVEAYSKAQGLFRTPGMADAVFTDTLELNLDDVVPSLAGPKRPEGRLGLSIAKTNFLTVLESEYGKQGQAAKQFAVEDKEFRLGHGHVVIAAITSCTNTSNPSVLIGAGLLARNAARKGLTAKPWVKTSLAPGSQVVAEYLEKSGLQKDLDALGFYLVGFGCTTCIGNSGPLPREISKSINDNGVIGVAVLSGNRNFEGRVSPDVQANYLASPPLVVAYALAGSLQVDLVNEPLGMGSDGVPVYLKDIWPSNAEIEQFIHDNITRALFETKYADVFEGDANWKAVKVATGLTYRWNMSSTYVQNPPYFEGMTMTPAPTGDIVGARILGLFGDKITTDHISPAGSIKASSPAGDFLRGRQVRQEDFNQYGTRRGNHEVMVRGTFANIRIKNFAVKGEDGATPEGGWAVHQPSGERMPIFDAAMRYEREKVPLVIFAGVEYGNGSSRDWAAKGTKLLGVRAVIAQSFERIHRSNLVGMGILPFVFDEGTSWKTLGLTGAEQVSIKGLTDISPGRRITIDITMADGSVKQVPLTCRIDTLDELNYYKHGGILPYVLRQLAA, encoded by the coding sequence ATGAGCAGTCTCGACAGCTTCAAATGCCGCAAGACGCTGATCGTCGGTGGCCAGGCCTACACCTACTTCTCGCTGCCCGACGCCGAGAAGAACGGTCTTGCCGGCGTGTCCCGCCTGCCGTTCTCGCTCAAGGTCCTACTGGAGAACCTGCTGCGGTTTGAGGACGGCCAGTCCGTGACGCGCGCCAATATCGAGGCGCTGGCGAAGTGGACCGACGATCGCGGATCGGCCGGCGCCGAGATCGGCTTTCGCCCGGCGCGCGTGCTGATGCAGGATTTCACCGGTGTGCCCGCCGTGGTCGATCTCGCGGCGATGCGCGATGGGATGGAGAAGCTCGGCGGCGATCCCTCCAAGATCAATCCGCTGGTGCCGGTCGACCTCGTGATCGACCACTCCGTCGTGGTCGATCATTTCGGCAATGCGCAGGCGCTGCACGACAACGTCACCCGCGAGTACGAGCAGAACGGCGAGCGCTACAACTTCCTGAAATGGGGGCAAAGCGCCTTTGCCAATTTCCGCGTGGTACCGCCGGGTACCGGCATCTGCCACCAGGTCAATCTCGAATACCTGGCGCAGACGGTCTGGACCGCCGAGCGCGACGGCAAGACCTACGCCTATCCCGATACGCTGGTGGGCACCGACAGCCACACGACCATGGCCAACGGACTTGCCGTTCTGGGCTGGGGCGTCGGCGGCATCGAAGCCGAGGCCGCGATGCTGGGGCAGCCGCTCTCGATGCTGGTGCCGGAGGTGATCGGCTTCAAGCTGGTCGGCAAGCTGCGCGAGGGCGTGGTGGCGACCGACCTTGTGCTCACTGTGACTCAGATGCTGCGCAAGAAGGGCGTGGTCGGCAAGTTCGTCGAGTTCTACGGTCCCGGCCTCGACCATATGACCTTGGCCGACCGCGCCACCATCAGCAATATGGCTCCCGAATACGGCGCGACCTGCGGCTTTTTCCCCGTCGACGGGGAAACGCTGAACTATTTGAATCTCTCCGGCCGCGCGAGCGACCGCATCGTGCTGGTCGAGGCTTACTCCAAGGCGCAGGGCCTGTTCCGGACGCCGGGCATGGCGGATGCCGTTTTCACCGATACGCTGGAGCTGAATCTCGACGACGTCGTGCCGTCGCTCGCAGGTCCGAAGCGGCCGGAGGGGCGGCTCGGCCTTTCCATTGCCAAGACCAACTTCCTCACCGTGCTCGAAAGCGAGTACGGCAAGCAGGGCCAGGCCGCCAAGCAGTTCGCGGTCGAGGACAAGGAGTTTAGGCTCGGCCACGGCCATGTCGTGATCGCGGCGATCACCTCCTGCACCAACACGTCTAACCCGTCGGTGCTGATCGGTGCGGGCCTGCTGGCGCGCAACGCAGCGCGCAAGGGGCTCACCGCCAAGCCCTGGGTCAAGACGTCGCTCGCGCCGGGCTCGCAGGTGGTCGCGGAGTATCTCGAAAAGTCCGGCTTGCAGAAGGATCTCGATGCGCTCGGCTTCTATCTCGTAGGCTTTGGCTGCACAACCTGCATCGGCAATTCGGGCCCGCTGCCCAGGGAGATTTCGAAGTCGATCAACGACAATGGCGTCATCGGCGTCGCGGTGCTCTCCGGCAACCGCAATTTCGAAGGGCGCGTTTCGCCCGACGTACAGGCGAACTACCTGGCCTCGCCGCCGCTGGTCGTCGCCTACGCGCTGGCCGGTTCGCTGCAGGTCGATCTCGTCAACGAGCCGCTGGGCATGGGTTCGGATGGCGTGCCCGTCTACCTCAAGGATATCTGGCCTTCGAACGCCGAAATCGAGCAGTTCATTCACGACAATATCACGCGTGCGTTGTTCGAGACCAAATACGCAGACGTGTTCGAAGGCGATGCCAACTGGAAGGCGGTCAAGGTCGCAACCGGCCTGACCTATCGCTGGAACATGTCCTCGACCTATGTGCAGAACCCGCCCTATTTTGAGGGCATGACCATGACGCCCGCGCCGACCGGCGACATTGTCGGCGCACGCATCCTGGGTCTGTTCGGCGACAAGATCACGACCGACCACATCTCTCCGGCAGGCTCGATCAAGGCGTCATCGCCGGCCGGTGATTTCCTGCGCGGCCGGCAGGTGCGGCAGGAGGATTTCAACCAATACGGCACAAGGCGCGGCAATCATGAGGTGATGGTGCGCGGCACCTTCGCCAACATCCGCATCAAGAATTTTGCGGTGAAGGGCGAGGACGGCGCTACGCCCGAAGGCGGCTGGGCCGTGCATCAGCCGTCCGGAGAGCGGATGCCGATCTTCGATGCGGCCATGCGCTACGAGCGCGAGAAAGTCCCCCTCGTGATCTTTGCGGGCGTCGAATATGGCAACGGATCCTCGCGCGATTGGGCTGCAAAGGGCACCAAGCTGCTCGGCGTCCGCGCCGTGATCGCGCAGAGCTTCGAGCGCATCCATCGCTCCAATCTGGTGGGCATGGGCATCCTGCCCTTCGTGTTCGATGAGGGCACGTCGTGGAAGACCCTTGGCTTGACCGGCGCCGAGCAGGTCTCGATCAAGGGGCTGACGGATATCTCGCCGGGCCGGCGCATCACCATCGACATCACGATGGCGGATGGTTCCGTGAAGCAGGTCCCGCTGACCTGCCGCATCGATACGCTCGATGAGCTCAACTACTACAAGCACGGCGGCATCCTGCCCTACGTGCTGCGCCAGCTTGCGGCGTGA
- a CDS encoding isocitrate/isopropylmalate dehydrogenase family protein, which translates to MSEKIPATLIPGDGIGPEITAAVTRILDALGSPFEWDVQQGGMAGVDKSGDPLPGALVDSIRRTKLALKGPLTTPVGGGFRSVNVRLREEFELYANLRPVKTMVPGGRYEDIDLVLIRENIEGLYVAFEHFIAVGDDPHAVAISSGVNTHAEARRIVRFAFEYALAHGRKKVTVVHKANVLKALTGLFLQAGREIAKEYEGRVAMDDRIVDACAMQLVMNPWQFDVIVTTNLFGDILSDQMSGLVGGLGMAPGANIGSKAAIFEAVHGSAPDIAGKGIANPLALLLAAALMLKHVGKEDLASRLRTAIEQTLQVDNIRTADLGGKTSTSDFAGAVIKRLTA; encoded by the coding sequence ATGTCAGAAAAAATTCCGGCGACCTTGATACCCGGCGACGGGATCGGCCCTGAGATCACCGCGGCGGTGACCCGCATCCTCGATGCGTTGGGCTCGCCGTTCGAATGGGACGTGCAGCAGGGCGGCATGGCCGGCGTCGACAAGTCCGGCGACCCGCTGCCGGGCGCGCTAGTCGACAGCATCCGCCGCACCAAGCTTGCCCTCAAGGGACCGCTGACGACGCCGGTCGGCGGCGGCTTCCGCTCGGTCAACGTCCGCCTGCGCGAAGAATTCGAGCTGTACGCCAATCTCCGCCCGGTGAAGACCATGGTGCCCGGCGGCCGCTATGAGGACATCGACCTCGTGCTGATCCGCGAGAATATCGAAGGCCTCTATGTGGCGTTCGAGCACTTCATCGCGGTCGGCGACGATCCGCATGCGGTCGCGATCTCCTCGGGCGTCAATACGCATGCCGAGGCGCGGCGCATCGTCCGCTTCGCCTTCGAATACGCGCTGGCCCATGGCCGCAAGAAGGTCACCGTGGTGCACAAGGCCAATGTGCTGAAGGCGCTGACCGGGCTGTTCCTGCAGGCCGGCCGCGAGATCGCCAAGGAGTATGAGGGCCGCGTCGCGATGGACGATCGCATCGTCGATGCCTGTGCCATGCAGCTCGTGATGAACCCCTGGCAGTTCGATGTCATCGTCACGACCAACCTGTTCGGCGACATCCTGTCCGACCAGATGTCCGGCTTAGTCGGCGGCCTCGGTATGGCGCCGGGCGCCAATATCGGATCGAAGGCTGCGATCTTTGAAGCAGTGCACGGCTCGGCTCCGGACATTGCGGGCAAGGGAATTGCCAATCCGCTGGCGCTACTGCTCGCGGCCGCACTAATGCTCAAGCATGTCGGCAAGGAGGATCTGGCCAGCCGGCTGCGCACGGCGATCGAGCAGACGCTGCAGGTCGACAATATCAGAACCGCCGATCTCGGCGGCAAAACGTCGACCTCGGATTTCGCCGGCGCCGTCATCAAGCGCCTCACGGCGTGA